In the genome of Nitrospira japonica, one region contains:
- a CDS encoding glycosyltransferase family 4 protein, which yields MKFGSLEEQIFLLSEGLSNRGGLLVPVFSRDPNESHGMRYRKAGLPVASLRLGRFRASALARLLRLADDHRVQVIHWNLYPPINPYVPLLKLLRPKIRHILTDHNSRPRSFVRSTNVLKRLSHKWFASAYSDVFAVSNYVHSDLLNQKVWKNPRRYYHFVNTDRFKPDVETKKVVRASLGCERRFVMLVVAHLIPEKGVDAALRALALLPSHVSLWIVGDGPEREKLEQLVESLGVGERTTFLGLCADVCRYMQAADCLICPSLWEEAAGLVILEAMASGLPVIASYVGGIPEFVRSGQNGFLVAAGDYSAVARHVAALAECRPLLNEIALAARGDAVARFSHETRVPQALSLYDTQTSDAGKVEHGT from the coding sequence ATGAAATTCGGCTCCTTGGAGGAGCAAATTTTTCTCTTATCGGAGGGATTGTCCAATCGCGGCGGACTGCTGGTTCCCGTTTTCTCCCGCGATCCTAACGAGAGCCATGGCATGCGGTACCGCAAGGCTGGCCTTCCGGTGGCGTCTCTTCGCTTAGGGAGATTCCGCGCTTCGGCGCTCGCGCGATTGCTTCGCCTGGCCGATGATCATCGTGTCCAAGTCATCCATTGGAATTTGTATCCTCCGATCAATCCGTATGTGCCGCTTCTCAAGCTCCTCAGGCCGAAGATCAGGCATATCCTGACCGATCACAATTCCCGTCCTCGCTCCTTTGTGCGATCCACAAATGTGCTGAAGCGGCTGAGCCACAAATGGTTCGCCTCGGCCTATTCAGACGTCTTTGCGGTCAGCAACTATGTTCACTCCGATCTCCTGAACCAAAAGGTTTGGAAGAATCCCCGTCGGTATTATCATTTTGTCAACACCGATCGGTTCAAGCCGGACGTGGAAACCAAGAAGGTCGTACGGGCGTCCTTGGGGTGCGAGCGTCGATTTGTCATGCTCGTCGTCGCGCATCTCATTCCTGAAAAGGGAGTCGATGCGGCACTGCGCGCCTTGGCACTGCTCCCCTCGCATGTCTCGCTCTGGATCGTTGGCGACGGTCCCGAGCGAGAGAAGTTGGAGCAATTGGTCGAATCATTGGGCGTTGGCGAACGGACGACATTTCTTGGGCTGTGTGCCGACGTGTGCCGCTACATGCAGGCTGCGGATTGCCTGATCTGCCCGTCGCTGTGGGAGGAGGCGGCAGGATTGGTGATTCTGGAAGCGATGGCCAGCGGGCTGCCCGTGATCGCCAGTTACGTCGGCGGAATTCCCGAGTTCGTGAGATCGGGACAAAACGGATTCTTGGTCGCCGCCGGGGATTATTCGGCTGTGGCGCGGCATGTCGCCGCGTTGGCTGAGTGCCGGCCACTCCTGAATGAGATTGCCCTTGCGGCCAGAGGTGACGCGGTCGCGCGTTTTTCTCACGAGACCCGCGTGCCACAGGCCCTTTCACTGTATGATACGCAGACGTCCGATGCGGGCAAGGTTGAACATGGCACATGA
- a CDS encoding response regulator, with product MSKSARIMIVEDDRCIGESMQDRLQSLGYDTVLMTDGYSALATMALEHHRSPVQLVLLDLRLPGMDGMLVLGELRKIYPEIPVIMMSATAERADSLEAIKAGAQDFLAKPIDPRMLEEKCRKMLY from the coding sequence GTGAGTAAATCGGCTCGAATTATGATCGTCGAAGACGACCGGTGTATCGGCGAGAGCATGCAGGACCGTCTTCAGTCCTTGGGGTACGACACAGTCTTGATGACCGACGGATATTCGGCGTTGGCGACCATGGCTCTGGAGCATCACCGTTCTCCTGTTCAGCTTGTGCTCTTGGACTTGAGGCTGCCTGGGATGGACGGAATGTTGGTACTTGGAGAGCTCCGCAAGATCTATCCCGAGATTCCGGTGATTATGATGTCTGCGACCGCTGAACGGGCGGATTCGTTGGAAGCCATCAAGGCTGGTGCACAAGACTTTCTGGCCAAGCCGATCGACCCGAGAATGCTCGAAGAGAAGTGCCGAAAAATGCTGTATTAA
- a CDS encoding cupredoxin domain-containing protein gives MNAHLRSLTLLAGIFLIGSDPVIGGTGPGDTGIVEILFESSAPYYEPPLAVVSAGIPVRWSNATASPHSIRHDECLKEDGQCVFQSLAVPPENSFAIAPLPPGRYSYHCELHPVMRGTLVVVESQAATEMSGPSAHSVK, from the coding sequence ATGAACGCACATCTACGCAGTCTGACGCTGCTGGCCGGCATATTTCTGATCGGTTCGGATCCGGTGATCGGAGGAACCGGTCCCGGCGATACGGGAATCGTCGAGATCCTCTTTGAATCTTCGGCTCCCTACTACGAGCCGCCATTGGCGGTGGTGTCTGCGGGAATACCTGTCCGGTGGTCCAACGCGACTGCCTCGCCGCACAGCATTCGGCACGACGAGTGCCTCAAGGAAGACGGGCAATGCGTCTTTCAGTCGCTGGCTGTGCCACCGGAGAACAGTTTTGCCATCGCGCCGTTGCCGCCGGGCCGGTACTCGTATCATTGCGAATTGCATCCGGTGATGCGGGGGACGCTGGTGGTTGTAGAGTCACAGGCGGCCACGGAGATGTCCGGACCGTCGGCTCACTCGGTGAAATAA
- a CDS encoding response regulator transcription factor yields the protein MAQGARILVVDDEPQIRRSLQVNLENRGYAVETAVSGEEALRSFTYRRPDVVIVDLLLPDIGGVEVTRRIRSSATVPIIVLSAIGDESKKVEALESGADDYMTKPFGTEELLARIRSVLRRAAGAHSARPVFIAGRMCVNFDRREVLLDDQPVKLTPTEYDLLKYLIEHAGKVLTHRMILQAVWGQGYLDQAQYLRVFIGQLRKKIELVPARPSFIVTDPGVGYRFCQDGDASS from the coding sequence ATGGCGCAGGGGGCGCGCATTCTGGTCGTGGATGACGAACCTCAAATCCGTCGGTCATTGCAGGTCAATTTGGAGAATAGGGGATATGCGGTCGAGACGGCCGTGAGCGGCGAGGAAGCCCTGCGGTCTTTCACCTACCGACGACCCGACGTAGTGATCGTGGATCTGCTCCTGCCCGACATCGGCGGAGTCGAGGTGACACGGCGCATCCGCTCGTCGGCAACCGTGCCGATTATCGTGCTGTCTGCGATCGGCGATGAGTCCAAAAAGGTTGAAGCCCTCGAGTCCGGTGCCGACGACTACATGACGAAACCGTTCGGGACCGAAGAACTGCTGGCCCGGATCCGGTCGGTGCTCAGACGGGCTGCGGGCGCACATAGTGCAAGACCGGTATTCATCGCCGGCAGGATGTGTGTGAATTTCGATCGACGGGAAGTTCTGTTGGACGACCAACCTGTGAAGTTGACGCCGACGGAATATGATCTCTTGAAATATCTGATCGAGCATGCAGGAAAAGTTTTGACGCACCGCATGATCCTTCAGGCGGTGTGGGGGCAGGGTTATCTGGATCAGGCGCAGTACCTTCGGGTATTTATCGGCCAACTTCGGAAGAAAATAGAACTCGTTCCCGCCCGTCCCAGCTTCATCGTTACCGATCCTGGTGTCGGATATCGGTTTTGCCAGGATGGGGACGCATCATCCTGA
- a CDS encoding sensor histidine kinase produces MADIVLAPADYARPAKWTVAGIFGLLVITLLAFVPLTMTFLQSLDSDALLIDLAGRQRMLLERHMKELLLSAQELPSTYDQTRRTLGERLDTLLNGGTVIVRSDRQAVILSGAPTAEIRERLLDQRRLLESFEAKADRYFRTQTASPERAAARDELLADNAVLLETANAAVELLTRYSEARSRRLIQWETWTVLLVVTVTSLLIWRFIETEKALQRSERAIVEALRQSDAMKSALLSSVSHELRTPLTAIKSMLFSLRDDPGAQSSPVRQEFVRSMDKQLDHLNRFVGNLLDMSRLESGGLPSRREWHVLDELAEGAIRVAAPVLEGRVLKIELASDIPPVYVDGMQIQQVLINLLENAVKFSAPSSSVRLAAAVAGDTIEVSVSDTGAGIPADELSRIFERFYRAQSARNGGIPGTGLGLAICKAIVEAHGGRIVATSVPAEGTTIMFTLTTSRDPLRGPSGSTET; encoded by the coding sequence ATGGCCGATATCGTGCTTGCTCCGGCTGACTACGCGCGCCCCGCCAAATGGACCGTCGCCGGCATCTTCGGGTTATTGGTTATTACGCTGCTCGCTTTTGTCCCGCTGACGATGACGTTCCTGCAGAGCCTCGATTCCGATGCATTGTTGATCGACTTGGCCGGCCGTCAGCGGATGCTGCTCGAACGGCACATGAAGGAACTCCTGCTCTCGGCACAGGAACTTCCGTCGACCTATGATCAAACGCGTCGAACTCTTGGGGAGCGACTGGATACGCTGCTGAACGGGGGGACGGTGATCGTGCGCAGTGACCGGCAAGCTGTCATCTTGAGCGGCGCGCCGACTGCCGAGATTCGTGAGCGACTCCTGGACCAACGCCGGCTGCTGGAGTCCTTCGAAGCCAAGGCGGATCGATATTTCCGGACTCAAACGGCTTCGCCCGAACGGGCGGCCGCACGAGACGAGTTGCTCGCTGACAATGCCGTGCTTTTGGAAACGGCCAATGCGGCGGTCGAACTGCTGACGCGTTACTCCGAGGCACGTTCCCGACGATTGATTCAATGGGAGACGTGGACAGTCTTACTGGTGGTGACGGTGACGTCTCTACTGATCTGGCGATTTATCGAGACGGAGAAGGCGCTACAACGAAGCGAAAGAGCCATCGTGGAAGCCTTGCGCCAGAGCGACGCGATGAAGTCGGCGCTGCTCTCGTCGGTGTCCCATGAACTGCGGACGCCATTAACGGCGATCAAATCGATGTTGTTCAGCCTTCGCGATGATCCCGGCGCACAGTCATCCCCCGTGCGACAAGAATTTGTTCGCAGCATGGACAAGCAGTTGGATCATCTGAATCGCTTCGTCGGCAATCTGCTCGACATGTCCAGGCTGGAATCCGGGGGGCTGCCGTCCCGCCGCGAATGGCACGTGCTGGACGAATTGGCTGAGGGGGCCATCCGGGTGGCTGCCCCGGTGCTGGAAGGGAGGGTATTGAAGATCGAACTGGCGAGCGATATTCCGCCCGTATACGTCGACGGGATGCAGATTCAGCAGGTGCTCATCAATTTGCTCGAGAACGCGGTGAAATTTTCTGCTCCTTCCTCCTCGGTTCGATTGGCGGCGGCTGTTGCGGGGGATACGATAGAAGTATCGGTTTCCGATACCGGAGCGGGCATCCCGGCAGACGAATTGTCCAGGATCTTCGAACGTTTCTATCGCGCGCAGTCCGCAAGGAACGGCGGGATTCCAGGAACCGGCTTGGGGCTGGCCATTTGCAAAGCTATCGTGGAAGCTCACGGTGGTCGAATTGTGGCGACATCCGTGCCGGCTGAGGGGACGACGATCATGTTTACCCTGACGACTTCGAGGGATCCGCTTCGAGGACCGTCGGGATCGACAGAGACCTGA
- a CDS encoding saccharopine dehydrogenase family protein translates to MHHVLVLGAGKIGSLITCLLAGRDDYTLSLGDVTLDSPKRLVEDLELPRVTPYLLDARHPDSIGAFLKTHPVDAVVSSLPYFCNPLIAGLARTHDVHYFDLTEDVEVTCQVKSLSAGATRAFVPQCGLAPGFISIVAHDLMTHFESLDTVKMRVGALPVHPSNALKYSLTWSTDGLINEYGNLCYGIEQGERIPLQPLEGYETIELDGLLYEAFNTSGGLGMLADSYAGRVRTMNYKTLRYPGHCEKIHLLMKDLKLNEDRDTLKRILERAIPQTLQDVVLIYASVTGTREGGFFEENYVKKVYPQCIVGRPWSAIQVTTASSVCCVVDLVLQHPDSYAGFVTQETFGLQDFLANDFGACFR, encoded by the coding sequence GTGCACCACGTGCTTGTCCTGGGCGCCGGCAAAATCGGATCGTTGATTACCTGTCTGCTGGCGGGACGTGACGATTATACGCTCTCCCTCGGAGACGTCACCCTAGACAGCCCAAAACGTCTCGTGGAAGACCTGGAACTTCCGCGGGTGACTCCGTACCTTCTCGACGCGCGGCATCCGGATAGTATCGGCGCATTTCTAAAGACGCATCCCGTGGATGCGGTGGTGTCCAGTCTTCCCTACTTTTGCAATCCACTCATCGCCGGACTCGCTCGCACCCATGACGTACATTACTTTGACCTCACCGAAGACGTCGAGGTCACTTGCCAAGTCAAGAGTCTCAGTGCGGGAGCGACTCGCGCCTTCGTGCCGCAATGCGGACTGGCCCCCGGCTTCATCAGCATCGTGGCGCACGACCTGATGACCCATTTCGAGAGTCTGGACACGGTCAAGATGCGAGTGGGAGCGCTGCCCGTTCATCCCAGCAATGCGCTCAAATATTCCCTCACCTGGTCCACCGACGGGTTGATCAACGAATATGGCAATCTCTGCTATGGCATCGAGCAGGGCGAGCGCATACCGCTTCAGCCCTTGGAAGGTTATGAGACCATCGAACTCGACGGTTTGCTGTACGAAGCGTTCAATACTTCCGGAGGGTTGGGCATGCTGGCCGACTCCTATGCCGGAAGGGTCCGCACTATGAACTACAAAACCCTCCGTTATCCTGGTCACTGCGAAAAGATCCATCTCTTGATGAAGGATCTCAAGTTGAATGAGGACCGCGACACTCTGAAACGCATACTTGAGCGGGCAATACCCCAGACCCTGCAGGATGTCGTCCTCATCTATGCTTCGGTGACAGGCACCAGGGAGGGCGGATTTTTTGAGGAGAACTACGTGAAGAAGGTCTATCCGCAATGCATCGTGGGGAGACCCTGGTCAGCCATTCAGGTCACCACGGCCTCAAGCGTCTGCTGCGTCGTCGATCTTGTCCTGCAACACCCCGATTCCTATGCGGGATTCGTGACACAGGAAACATTCGGCCTGCAGGACTTCCTCGCCAATGACTTCGGAGCCTGCTTCCGGTGA
- the amaB gene encoding L-piperidine-6-carboxylate dehydrogenase, protein MSNAQDILRELGIQGTNAGGSTGSGRWCGPGNAPLLQSINPATGDPIAGIHPCRLPDYERILKDSLEAFQRWRLVPAPKRGEVVRQIGQMLRDKKDPLGTLVSLETGKIKAEGEGEVQEMIDMADLAVGQSRMLYGATMPSERPAHRLSEQWHPLGPVGVITAFNFPVAVWAWNAFLAAIAGDTIVWKPSPKAPLCAIAVQHICNRVMEQQGLSGIFSLFVTDQQSLAETMVQDRRLPLISFTGSVTVGRHVASLVGQRLGRTLLELSGNNAVIVDETADLDLATRAIVFGAVGTAGQRCTTTRRLFVHESRADELIAKLVKGYGQIPIGNPLEPNVLMGPVIDRTAVEAYRQAIEEIKTEGGQILYGGKVLPRAGHFVEPTIVRAHNHWPVVQRETFAPILYVMSFHSLDQAIELQNSVPQGLSSAMFTTNLRHGERFVSAAGSDCGIANINIGTSGAEIGGAFGGEKETGGGREAGSDAWKAYMRRQTNTVNWGTDLPLAQGIKFGSSS, encoded by the coding sequence GTGAGTAATGCGCAAGACATACTGAGAGAACTGGGCATTCAGGGCACCAATGCCGGCGGCAGCACTGGAAGCGGCCGCTGGTGCGGCCCGGGCAATGCGCCGCTGCTTCAATCGATCAATCCCGCCACCGGAGATCCCATTGCCGGCATTCATCCCTGCAGGCTCCCCGACTATGAACGCATTCTCAAGGATTCCCTGGAAGCCTTTCAGCGGTGGCGGCTGGTGCCGGCTCCCAAACGCGGCGAGGTGGTCCGACAGATTGGCCAGATGCTGCGGGACAAAAAAGACCCGCTGGGTACCCTCGTCTCGTTGGAAACGGGAAAGATCAAGGCGGAAGGCGAGGGCGAAGTCCAGGAGATGATCGACATGGCCGACCTCGCCGTCGGACAGTCGCGTATGCTCTACGGCGCAACGATGCCGTCCGAGCGCCCGGCTCATCGACTGTCCGAGCAATGGCACCCGCTGGGGCCGGTCGGCGTCATTACCGCGTTCAATTTTCCCGTCGCCGTTTGGGCGTGGAATGCGTTTCTGGCAGCCATCGCCGGGGATACGATCGTCTGGAAACCCTCCCCGAAAGCGCCGCTGTGCGCCATCGCCGTACAGCACATCTGCAACCGGGTCATGGAACAACAGGGCTTGTCGGGCATCTTTTCACTGTTCGTCACGGATCAGCAGTCCCTCGCGGAAACGATGGTGCAGGATCGTCGCCTGCCGCTGATTTCTTTCACCGGCTCCGTCACGGTGGGACGGCACGTGGCCTCCCTGGTCGGTCAACGGCTGGGCAGAACCCTGCTGGAACTCAGCGGCAATAATGCCGTCATCGTCGATGAGACGGCCGATCTCGACTTGGCCACGCGTGCGATCGTGTTCGGAGCCGTCGGAACCGCCGGACAACGATGCACCACTACTCGCCGATTATTCGTACATGAGTCGCGAGCGGACGAATTGATCGCCAAGCTCGTCAAGGGCTATGGCCAAATCCCCATCGGCAATCCGCTGGAACCGAACGTGCTGATGGGCCCCGTGATCGATCGGACCGCCGTCGAGGCCTATCGGCAGGCGATCGAGGAGATCAAGACCGAAGGAGGCCAAATCCTTTATGGCGGGAAGGTCCTGCCTCGAGCCGGTCATTTCGTCGAACCCACCATCGTCCGCGCGCACAATCACTGGCCGGTCGTCCAGCGCGAGACTTTCGCACCGATTTTGTACGTCATGTCGTTCCACTCGCTCGATCAGGCCATCGAACTGCAGAACAGTGTCCCTCAAGGATTGTCGTCCGCCATGTTTACGACCAATCTTCGCCATGGCGAACGATTTGTCTCGGCTGCCGGCAGCGATTGCGGGATTGCCAATATCAATATCGGCACATCAGGCGCGGAAATCGGCGGAGCCTTCGGAGGTGAAAAAGAGACCGGAGGCGGCCGGGAAGCGGGATCCGATGCTTGGAAAGCCTATATGCGACGGCAGACCAATACGGTGAACTGGGGCACCGATCTGCCGCTCGCGCAAGGAATCAAGTTCGGCTCGTCGTCCTGA